In Drosophila busckii strain San Diego stock center, stock number 13000-0081.31 chromosome 3R, ASM1175060v1, whole genome shotgun sequence, the sequence ACCAAAGAGTCGTATTATCAACAGCAAGCGAGAAGCAAAGCAGTGTTGTCTAGCGATGAGACGCCTgccgccacgcccactctTCAGCCAGACATGCAGCTGTCCGTAGACCTATTGCCGCCATTCGCTGAGCCCACCAGCAATCATATTGAGATTGGAGCTGTCTCCACGACTAGGCCACCAGTAGTTGCTACATTCGTCAGCAGCGCAGCTCTGCCgccagtgcagcagcaagccCGCGTTTCACGACCAAACAGTATTCCCAGCTCAGATTCCACATATCTTTCAGCTGAACTTATCTCTCAGTATGCAACGCATTTTCAGTTTACAACGCCACGGCCGCCGAGCCGTCCGTTGCCAACGCTGACACCCTTTCCGCGTTTCATAAAAAATTAGGCTAAGTTAATTGAATTAGTTAAGCAAATTCACGACCAGAAGTCAAGCCAATGAGCAATCCCTACAAGATAAAATGATTAAAGCATCACTGATTGTCAGATGTtaaatatatacgtatatcTCAAACAAAACTGTTGTAGTCTCTTGATTCAATTATTGAGTTagcaaaaacttaaatatgcagcaagaAAATGCCACTGATAATTTGAATGCACTTTagctttttgttaattttcatAGCTCACTTGTTTTGAATGatcatcaaaataattattttaattatatcatTAATTTGACAGAATACGAAAAgccacataaaaatatatgtgcgtACATGcctatgtattttaatatgcgTAAGTCCTCATTCGATATGTGCACATATTATTCCAGCTGTTGCTTTGGAGTTCATTATGAAATTTAACGTGCCCCTGGCTCGACACTGAAAACCGCTTTAGCCTTGCGAGATCCagatacaaattacaaatgcaaatacagaTAAAGATACAGCCACAAGATATTTGTCATGACGCAGGTGCGTCATACGTCGTCTGGCGAGTGTTAATTACCTATCTCGCTATTAAGTCTATGCTGGCATTTTGTAGTTATTACAATTGACAATGTTGCTGGCATTACAGTAACTGTCACAGTTGGCAGCTTTGCGTTATAGGCCGAGCCAAGTGACAATGTCGTTACCTCTAATCAAATCACTGCCAGATGGATTCAACGCAAGCTTAGTTAAGCAAATCCCGCGACAGGGATAAATGTAGTTGAAAACGTTGAATAGTTAATTGAGGAACTGATTAAAATAGGCAATTAAGTACTTAATTTTTCATACATAGCTCTCATGAATCtctatatgtaaatgtatatatatattctaacGAGCCGAGTCGATAAAGTATCAGTAAATAAAGTCAGTATTAGGCCCTAgatttcagcaactataagagcgaAGCAACTAGAGTTTTTTTATACTCTTCCCTACGCATTAGGAAAGTTCTTCTGCTCCAGTTTGTAGAAAGCGCACCTTTCAAGATATCAACTTGACTACCATTGGAGTGTCCAAAGGCGATCAATTATATTTCCCATAACTCTTATTTGCAAGCCCGAAGTTGGCATGAATGAAGTAGAAAATAAGGTGCATAAGGTTTTCAacacttatttaaataagacagctttagtatttaatgtttttagaGTTGCGGCTTTACATcctaaattatatacatatatattggaATTGTATGGGAATTTTaaagctgcattaaaaatcgCTTTTAACAAATGGTGCCATAAGCTttcaaacaaactttttatgTGCAAGCATTTGCAGACGCATAGTTGGCAggattattttaaatgtgtatatgtacatacgtgCATATTTATTTGGGGTGTGTAAATAAGATTTATGTGGCCAATATGGTGTATGAGGGTTTTTTGACTTAAATACTTAAACTAAAGCTGTGGTATTAACTGCTTAAGTGAAACTCTCAGCTCAACGccagtatatttatataaaatgtctAGACATTGGCATATTAGTCAAGTAATTGAAGCATTAAAACGacaattcaaaacaaattcgttaatatttgttgtgtataaaaaaaaaagtctcaaatctatttttaaataatacttatttattcaataacCAATATCATTTCTATATGGTAGATGCTTGTGCTATGGTTTTCCATATTATCATGTCTTAGAACATAgtcttatttaatataattgacTGAATAAAAGCACGTTGACTccttctaaataaataaaccaaagtGTTGAATGTAGCAATACTAACTTTAATATCAGACTTTGGCTTTAACGCCAGAATTggaaaatgcaattttgacGTAAGTTTTTTCATTcccaatttaaaatttttcctACTCTCATCCCGCACGCATATCCACATCTACATaagtacaaaataatttttaatatgcgcaTGTTGAGCAGTAAAGCTGCGttgcttgctgcagctgttgatgatgatgataatgagcACACAAACTGCTTCTGTCTGGCCAACCACCCCCTTGAATTTCGCTTTAATTACATTGAGATAAGAACCGGAGTGGGTGGAGCATCGGCTAGGATATACCTCTGAGGCAAGCTCATTCATACATGCATACTTTGcataaaaagagaaaagaacTCGGCATATGATTCCGGGTATTGATTGTTTAATCATTAAAAAGTCAACGTCGCACATTGGTTTACTATGCCAATCTGGcagaaaatttattatattattttgaataaatttgtagttttgtattttattggcaataataataataataataaactaaatactcttaaatttatgaatatacatataatttagaatatatatatatataatagtatataaatacttagtatatatatatatattatatatacgtatatatataaatatatatatattttatcatttGATATATGCTTCTGTTGCCACTATTCTGCTGTCTTGACAGCCCTGTTCGGGTTTCGTATCCCGCGGGCTTCGTGTCCAACTCGCTTCGTGCATTAAAATCCCACATGGCTTTTGCATGTAAGCCCGGACCCACACAAGAAAAATTATGGTAAATAACATGAAGAAAAATTGTATGGCCTAGGTTCGGGTCATGGTTTTTGCAACTTTGCCCGAACCgggtattaaaataaaagaacgTAGCCATCTTTTACTATGATTACAAtcacaaaacacaaaaggaaaatatttttttgcataaattcgcCAATGGAAAAAGCGTGCATTTCAAGATTGACAAGCTGAAAAAGTAGAGCACAGTAATAATTTAAGGCAGAAAGTAGCAGGTCTATTCAGCATTTAACGTTGCACAAATACCATATTCAGAAACACATAGGTACACCTCAAGTCAATTGCACAAAAGCaccgaatatatatatatttgttttatttcatacacGTTTGTTCAAGCGCAAAGCACAACacattaaaaagtttaaaagctttaaatgtaTCCATAACTTTATCCAACGATAGATAGTCATTTGCGCATTTAGTTATTTAGAGTCCAATTGtaaaaaatgataaataagAACTACTGTcacgaaaaatatttttttgaggTTCATGACGAATGTATAACTTTTTAGATCTCCTTCGTATATTGTTGTTATAAGATATCAACAAGATTTCCATTTTGAATTCAGCATTTAATACCCGCCATATTCGCAGAACCGACCACTGTGCGTTGCTTGCTCCTTctgtatgaatgtatgtaaTTTGATATGGGCGCATCCCTTCACTAGTATGTTGTTTTTAGTGGGTCTATGGATGCGAGAGTGTTAATGTTTTGTTACAGTTACAATCATGGCAATGGATTttaatgtgtatataatagCATGTCATTACGTATGTATGACACTGGCGACAATGGAAAACAATGTAAAAAAGTTATTGTAAGATTCGGGTGACGCGtgacaaattatgcaaaaacaGTGCCCTGtggcacaatttatttatttaaatttgggaattaaaattatgactTTCTTTTGATTTCTGCTTGCATGTATTACATCCACACACATGTggacatacatatgcatatccACAAAccacatacatagatatacaATACGTATTCAAGTATTCCCtgtgttaattaaaaagttcGTTTTATTCTGAGCTTCTGTCGTTTTGttcttttcaattgcaattggtggctcaatttcaataagtatgtgtgtacaATGTGTTGCTGGGGTACTTATATAAacgtacatatacatatacatatgcatatgtatctacatttatatatttatcgaGTAATTTTGACTTGTTGTCAATAACATGTTcatattaaatcaaatcaacatatcaacatttttctttagctctactagtaaacaaataattcaattctTCATCTTCTAAAAattggtaaaaaaaaataccaaatatgTACACTTTTACTTATGCATGTTCTTGGCCCAAAAACCACGCATACAGCCAACACATTCGTTCTATTTCCATCGCCCACCACCCATTTCAAGCGACGCTCAAAAGTCTTTATGATCACACTAGAGCGACGCCTTTTGAGCGaatgattaatttttgcagTTACACTATTCGCATCGTGTTCACACCAAAATACGTGTTCTTGCTTATAGATACATGATTCTAGAACACTGAACTTTAATTTGCACACAAAACATGGTTATGCGATAAGTCCACACAAATAAAAAGGGTTCTATTTCCCAGCGTCCTTGAGCGACACTCAAGTTTTTTGGGTGTTCACACGAGAGCGTCTGTACGAGCAGCAAAAGCTCAGACTGTACgggatatatatatgtatatatataattctgtGTTAAAGCCAACACCAGCACCAAAGTTACTTTAATATAACATTATTCAATATCACTTAATATCACTATAATCAATATccgttaaataaaaattcacatTTGTAGTACATCAAACCagacatatattttttgtgataatgtttttttgcaccgttgaatacaaaattttggACTTAAGTTTTGTAAGTGATaagaaaattaagaaatatgcaaaaattaaggAGTTCTTAGGTATGTATATACTGAAAAATGCACAATTTAGGAAGTGGAAAAATGAAGATAGTACTGTAATCAAGTGTTTTAAGCGTTGCAGATTTAAACGACCGCCGTagctgtatttaatttaattcttaatttttagtaattaatttatttttatttttgaaatgttttgtGTTTGTCAGAGCTTCTCTATTATGCAATACTTAGGGCTATGGACGTAAGCGGATTGAATTAGGTATGCCTTGACACCAGGCGCATTTTAGAGTAACGACTAATGGAAGACACATAAAAACTGAGGTTTTCTTCCTAGTAAATTAACagtcaaaaattattaacttaaCGAGAACAGTTCAGAACAATAGGTATTATTGCCACGCAGGGCGTGAAGCATAGGCACTGGACTTCAAGTAGTAGCTACTTCTATAgtcgtttaaatattttgccaattcaatgaattttgaattcaatgaaaataaaaaaaatgttcgtTCAATATATATAGGAGTAAATTTATGTTCTTGAAATGTCACTCAATTAATTGGGCTTGGGCTAAGGTCAGAAGACTATTTCCCTCAGGGGGGAAAATGAAAAGTACCGTGCAAAGTTCGACACGAACGGATTTAAGTGTGAATGTATTTATTACTTTCAAATTGCTCTTTAATTACTTTCAAAAGGTTGCCAATTAAGGTAATAGCTGCAGTTATTATGAAGAAAATATAAggaaatataaacattaaatggAGTAAGAAAGAAGCACCCAAAATGATTCTGTACATAttctaatgaatttattttaatttatttaatagtttaaagtCATTTCTCAGTTGCGGAGATAAAAGACACTCCCACGGAAGTTTGTTGATGcaaaaaataatctaaaatgtatttaagaAAATCAGGAAGGCAATATACtggtttatatgtatgtagctgGGCCTTGACAATGTCTTTCAGCTCCGCGTAGGTTAGCTGtcgttaaataaaaagcaaatgaaatcaGCGAAtgatttgtaaaaaatattgtacgCATTGCTGAGActcaaataaaacaagaacAATATAAACCTGGGAgctgccaactttttgatacactttgactaaggcacacacatacacatttacTTTAATCGCACTCTCATACACATTTACGTTGACTATTTGCGAAGCTAGGGGAGAAAATTTAATTCTGTCGGACGGACGGGCAGAACTTCGTTTTGTGAtcagatatacatatacatatgtatatattatatagtgaCACGCCTGGTTCTTTTCGTGACATACATGAGCAACTTTGTGATACCCtcttccattttttataagaatgtaaaagtgtattaaaactGGGGCTCGAACAAATTAAAAAGGCCTCGCTTTTCAGAGCCGCGCATTTTGTGCCCGTGCTCAGCAGGTCAAAATATGAGCAAAAATCAATGGTTGGGCTTTCTGGGCCATGGCGTGTGAAGGGTGGTTCGACGGTCGCAACTGACAACCTTAGCTGAAAAAGACTATTAACAAAGTAAACCGCTGCATGTGCGTCAAGTAAAACGTAAATTGGGGCGACGACTGCAGTTAAgtcagcacaaaaaaatataaaacaagcctaaatttaaattcgtaCACATTTGATATTTACTTTGGTTGGAAACTCACTTTACAgtgatatttttgttaaataaagattatttaattgttatacacCAATACAATAGTGtgcatataataaaagttCCTCTTAGCGCTTCCAGTTGTGCACAGCTATTTGAACTTTTCAGCTAGATTCATTTCCCGCACTATGGTTATAATACTAAATGCGAATTTGGCCACCTGGAATATAGCAAATACTTTATATTTCGAAATGCTCGTTTTAATTACCCACACTTATGTTGCTGTTTAATGTTATGGGAATAATACCACCCGCTATAAATGCGATTGGCTTCTGTAGGTTATGCATAAAATGGATCAAAGTGGACTTATAGCGTGGCTCTGCATTAACCCATTTTGATTGAAACAAGGCTTCTGACAAGTTATCGCAGTCATCAATGAGCAAgttgcagcaataacaaaatggaAATGTTTCCATAAGCacggcaagcaaaaaaaacgaCGAAGATATACCACTGAATAAGTCCGAGAAAAAGAATATATTAATCAATGTCAAGCCCAGAACGATTCCAATAAGCAAAAACTGCACAAAAATCGTTTTCTGCATTATGGGGCGAATCCAGTTGCAGCAACTAATAAGGAAAAAGGGAACGGTCTCAGATGATTTatcatattaaaataaaaaaacaactatGAACATActcaataatcattttgtGTTCCACAATACAGTTAACCAGATCTTCATAGTGCTCATTCCCGTTCTTGCTAGGATCCAAGCGCAGGTTTTCTATATGGTGCCTTAGTATATCCAAATGGGCACGAAAAATAATCATGTATACCAGCATATATGTGTCAGACAGCTCATCTtgataaacagcaaacaacataATAGCGAACTCAAAAACCGATTGAGCCCATAAAAAGCCTTTTCCGTCGCTGTATTTGAAATATGGATTATACACTTTATAGGGTGGTCTACCCATAAACACGGCTGATAGGAAGGTGCTCGTAACATAAGTACCGTACACAATggcgaaaattaaaaacacatagTTGCATTTGGCTACCATTGCATGTATCCTTTGACGATCGGCTTCACTTTGTCTCCTTTTGTCCAATTGGTCCAGCACATTTTCCGTCTCTTCCAGACGCCAGAGTTGAACATATAGTATTGTGCACTTGATAGCTGTCCCATACACATTTATGGCAACTTGCAACGAGGTTAGAAACTCACCCGGTGAGAAGTCCTTAAACTCTATAAAATAGCTCAAGCCAAACATTATAGGGAGATATATAGCACCAAAGAAGAAGGGTATACAAGTCCACAATCTGTATAAATAGCGCATAGGTCCTTTCCTTGGTGGGATCCAGCCAATTATCTTCATCACTCGATACATGTATATGGTCGCATCGCGAGATTGAACTTTTTCGGTTAGAGGTTTCGGCTTTATGAGCTTGAATACTTTCTCCATGGCTTTCGATTCTCACTGTGAGTCACTGTAAGGCGAAACAGTGTTTTTATACCTGTTCCAAAgcctaaaaaattaattttgcgaGTACTTGACAATTAATTACACACTTCTTGCGGAATACAGTTGTCCGATTCTCATAAGTTTGTGGTAGTCTGCAATTAGTTTGGCATCAGCTAAATTGAGTTGTAAGTGGTTGTTCAATAATTTGTAACCACTTGTCACTTTAGCGGTTCGgtaattcaaatgttttttgaACCCACCAGTTTAATTTCACGAGCATACATTGTATTGTACATTGTAAGCACTGTATACTGTGCAAATTACCTTGGGCGacccaaaattaaattaaaaaatatttgttatatttcttCCAATAAATAATTGTCCCTCTTCATcgaaaatattgtttgtaattaattttatattatgcaaTCTCCATATAAGGTCAGCCATTCAAAGTCAGCTGTGCCACGTGGCGTCTGCACGCGAGCTGTAATgggtatttaaataaaaataaagtatattgATTCATCTCCTTATTTCTGCAGTTTCTACAAATAGGTATATTTCACAACATTAAATCTCttgaaattcaaaactaactaactaacgaGCTGCTTGCATTGAAAGAACCAGTACCATTATCATCGATGCGGcctatttattcaattatttatcatGAAAAATTCGTTTTCCAAGCAGCAATATAGTAACATTCCTTTAAAGAATatcgcataaaaatataaatttaatttcaactatataaaaaatggtaCAGCCGAGTGTAATTTGTGCGGAAAAATAGTCAGAAAAGTCAGAAAATAAGCAGCTGAAGTTAGAACTAAGTTTGCGGCAAGCTTCATGGGAAAGTAATTTCTTAATGTTCTGGATTTCGCATAAGGCAGTTGTGCCAGGACTGTccttttaatataatatataatatctaTACTTGTGAcattgttgaaaattaaatactgGAGTTAAATATAtcaagtatatattttaatttttgcttattaatagAAATTGTGGGATAgatgacattttttttttttgggaaaaaggaaaaaataacagaattatatatcaaatatgatattgaaatttattaataaatattcgaCTGCCCAAAAATATATTCGATTAAAATCAATACGTTTTATGAGATTTGATAAAATATTACATGCCAGGATAAATTTCTGACAACAACTTATCAGACGTATTCCCGTGCTGTGGAAATTGTACTTTTAAAGTTGCTAACATTTGAAAATGCTTACCGGATGTATGAAAATGAGGGCGGAtctaaaaattatgaatattttgaCTTTGATCTTGAAgtggaaaatatttttgaattcaaaatattgccatgtaactttaaaatattactttTCACTGttcaatatatacattttaaaactttttaagtCCTTTGCAAAAAGAAGCCGCTAAAGGAATGTGTTAGATTACTTAATTTATGCCTCggtttattatttacatatttggaCATCGCATTTtaagttaatataatttgaataacaaaattgaatattgttaTGATTGCACTCAATCCAAGTTTGGGTTAATTGGAGGAAAAAAACACATGTCTAAAACAATGTGTTAAATTTTAGCGCGCAAGGCTAATCAATTTACTATCTGACTATCGATATTTAACTATTGTTAAACCTTTTATAGAATGTTGCCAGCGAACCAGTTTAGCCCCACTGTGGAATGATCCGGTCATAGTACAAACATACTTTGTGCTACCAAATAGCTCAGTTATACATCGAAATAAGGTAGTTACCCGTAGTTAGAGGTGCAGCTGTTGCGGATTAAGGTCATTCATAGCCatactttgcatatttaaaatgaattcgCATAGACAATTGATTGCCAAACTTCAAGGACGTGAAGTTCGCAAGCAATAATGACAATATTACATGTTAGTAATAAATGGCTTGTAAGAAATACGTTTTGATTTGAAGCTGACTTTTTTGAACTTCCTGTCGCTAGTCATTTATAGTAGCTCATACGTTTCAAGTGCTTGatgacattttttaaatatttacagtgTAATTGAATGTGTTAGTTTTTTACTTAGGCGTTTCTTTTGAACAAATATAGCCTTTGCAATTTTCTCTAGAGGAGTATATCATATACCGATTGATACTAATTTCTAGTCTGGTCCgtgttaattattatgtgATTAACAAATTACTTCAAGATATTGAATACGAAATTCGTCAGCTGATTGTAATATTTTCGCcaatgttgttattgcttcTTTACAAATCGAGTTAGTTTTCTTTTGAAGCTTCGTTTACTTTCCTTAAACTTAATGAGCCAACTATTTGAGGCTTTAAAATCGAAATTATCAAATTTCTCAGCTGTAGTGTAGTAATAGTAATGTAATGTATGTAATATGTAGATGCTCCTATTACCAGGACACtacgcaatttatttaattttttttttaatttcctcccccctcccccgtaaatcgaaaaaaaaactatataaggcagtacaaaaatctgaaataaataacgaaattgcctagtcatgctTACGACCGATTGTAATTTcagatcggataaataacttaggaattatttacattttcaattttcaagaCAGTGGGGTGTGCTTGCTgacaaatgttgctgccgaCGCAGGGGTGGCATcgttgctgacgctacagcgaataGCTGTGACGCGgccgctgttttgtgtgtatgtgttcatgagtgcatgcgtgtgtttgctggaatgccctagtcaaagtgtatctaaaatttggtggcgcccaaatttaatttgtccacttgtttagtTTAAACTCCTAAAAGTATACATTTTTTCAATGGCAGATATGGCTTCTTCGTACAGCtgaactttaaaaaaaactctATTTCATTTTCGTAATGTTCAACTGtttgaaaatggaaaaggaGAGAAAGAAGCACCACGCTAGGAATGCGTCTGTTGTGACGGCGAAATATAGATTATTGCAGACTTGGActgtcaaaaaaatatatattttgttaaatttaaagcatgtCCAAGCTGTAAAATGAATACGTTTAAGGACTGACTTCGAAAGTAGGCGCACTTagggtcagcagcagctgaaagactttaaatttgtaaagaATTCAGAACACACATGggtcgtatacgtaatatttacATAGGTACATCTCATGTATACGTACCTAGTATGCAcatacttataaaaaaaagctgatGTCATAATCGATTACTAAATGCCACCGCAGGCATTCTGCTGACGATTTGCAGCCCCAAAACGGCATAAATTGGTTATTGAAATTGTCTCGCAGGTGTCATTAACGTCACTACCACTTTGCTGCAGAGGTAGACAGGCCGACTTGTAAGCTTACTGCTCGGCAGCAGGTGCGTCCATTTGTGGTCAGCTATAAACGTAGTGTAGGCCGCGGGACACGGACACTCAGCGCTTGTCGTTTGCGGCGTTCTTTGGCAGGGCCATTAATTTGGATTAATGTTCGTTAAGCTGAAGCGCTGCTTTACTATTAAACATGAAAACACAATTAATgagtgcttttaatttatgcgcatctccacaaaatattttgtttccTGTCGATTagagtttgcatttttaattatggcaCATCGTTATTATTGCTTTCCAGCGTCCTTGActtaaattttcaacttttatttgcacagttttttaagctttttcggcgaatgtgtgtctgtgtgtgaacTTTTGTTTCCTACACTTGCGCTCAGAACGCAAAAAGTGGAAGAAAATTGGAAAATTATGAAAGAGTCGCAGCATATTTTCTTGCATACTTTTTGCACAAATAACAAACCATAAATAATGTCATACGCTCACAAATGGCAGCCAATGTTTGCCCTTATGCGACACGCCCCTCAGCGTCCAGTGTTCTGTcgactatatatttatatttctttctctcttttttttttgtgttgttgttgcctttcaGCTCGCCTTCGGTTTGCTTTTAGACCAAAGTTTTTGAACTACTTGCACGTCTCACTCTTTTTTTGCCTCGTTTGACTTCAcgaatttcttcttttttctgGGATTTTGGCAACCCTGCTGTTTTGTGTCTTTGCTCCTTCTGCTTATTGCCGCCACGCCTCCATCGCACTGCTTTCTTTGCATCCCGCTGCTGTCGCTTCTTTATGTCGACGTCGCGAGACAGAAACTTCAATAGGGCGAAAATGATAAATGGCCAGCTGGGTTTTTTTCCTTTGAATTTCATTCTGCTGTTGAGTTGAGTAttcttatgtatgtatgtatgtatgtatgtacatatgtatatgtgctcTGAGTGAGTTGGGCGCGTTTTATAATGTGTGAAATGACCAAATATTTCTAAGCCGTGTGCCTGTTTCTGGTTGCAACACATATGTAacgccatttttttttctcaatttaAGCGATAAGTTTCATTCACTTTtgtctatatatattgatttacatttaaataaactaagaAAACATCAACTTTCATCAATAGGCTTTGGAAACGCCACCAAAAGTTATTGTCTAAGTCAGGCCAACGGTCAGCTGAAAATCTGTTTTCTCTACAAACAAGCCTACTT encodes:
- the LOC108602559 gene encoding uncharacterized protein LOC108602559 gives rise to the protein MSIRILLIAVACAICLCAADVSQINQQPVLPFNDLLPPLEEDPTTQADPNPTKESYYQQQARSKAVLSSDETPAATPTLQPDMQLSVDLLPPFAEPTSNHIEIGAVSTTRPPVVATFVSSAALPPVQQQARVSRPNSIPSSDSTYLSAELISQYATHFQFTTPRPPSRPLPTLTPFPRFIKN
- the LOC108602535 gene encoding odorant receptor 59b, whose amino-acid sequence is MEKVFKLIKPKPLTEKVQSRDATIYMYRVMKIIGWIPPRKGPMRYLYRLWTCIPFFFGAIYLPIMFGLSYFIEFKDFSPGEFLTSLQVAINVYGTAIKCTILYVQLWRLEETENVLDQLDKRRQSEADRQRIHAMVAKCNYVFLIFAIVYGTYVTSTFLSAVFMGRPPYKVYNPYFKYSDGKGFLWAQSVFEFAIMLFAVYQDELSDTYMLVYMIIFRAHLDILRHHIENLRLDPSKNGNEHYEDLVNCIVEHKMIIDCCNWIRPIMQKTIFVQFLLIGIVLGLTLINIFFFSDLFSGISSSFFLLAVLMETFPFCYCCNLLIDDCDNLSEALFQSKWVNAEPRYKSTLIHFMHNLQKPIAFIAGGIIPITLNSNISVAKFAFSIITIVREMNLAEKFK